TTTACCGGCCATGATATTCGAGTATGTATTCATGAAGGTAACGTACTGCAAGATCCCCGGCGGGTGAGACGCTATACCGACCAGCAGTACTTTAAAAGTCAGTCGGAAATGGTTGCCCTATTTAATGATATTCCATCTGCTCTTGGAAATACCCTAGAAATTGCGAAGAGATGTAATGTCTTTCTTGAGATGGGTAAAACCTACATGCCGATGTACCCATCTGTGACGCACAAGTCTGAAGATGAAATGCTGAAGGAAGCTACCCGCGCAGGCCTGAAATACAGATTTGAGCAGCACGCAGTAAAAGATGCGGACTACGACCACTACTCGAAGCGATTACAGATTGAGCTGGAAACAATTGTTCAGATGGGATTTTCCGGGTATTTTTTGATCGTTGCAGACTTCGTTAAATGGGCAAAAGAAAACGATATTCCTGTTGGTCCGGGTCGAGGCTCTGGAGCTGGATCTTTAGCTGCTTACTCACTGGGGATAACAGCTCTCGACCCAATTCGCTATGGACTTTTGTTTGAACGCTTTCTCAATCCGGAACGGGTTTCCTTGCCCGATTTCGATATTGATTTCTGTATGTACGGGCGTGACAGAGTTATAGAGTATGTGAGTCAGAAATATGGCAGGGACCGGGTCGCTCAGATTATTACTTATAACACCCTGGCTGCCAGGGCCGTCGTTCGAGATGTTGGCCGTGTGATGGAGCACCCATATGGGTTTTGCGACACCCTGGCGAAAATGATTCCATTTGAGGTCGGGATGACACTTGATAGAGCTCTGGATCAAGATGAAGGGTTAAAGGAGCGATATACCAACGATGCCGACGTCACCCAGTTGATTGATAACGCAAGACTGCTCGAGGGGCTCCCGCGCAACGCCGGCAAACATGCAGGTGGCTTGGTAATCGCACCTGACCCGATCACTCGCTATACGCCTTTGTACCAGGAACCGGGTATGAGTCAGCCTGTAACGCAATACGATAAGGACGATCTGGAGGCAATAGGCCTCGTAAAATTTGACTTCCTGGGGCTAAGAACCCTAACGGTTATTGACTGGTCGGTAAAAAATATTAATCTTAAGCGATCAGATACGGGCCGTGAGTTGATTGATATCGAGCAACTTGCTCTTGATGATCAGAAAGTATATTCGCTTATCTGCACTGGTTATACAACGGGACTGTTTCAACTTGAATCCAGAGGTATGCAGGAACTTATCCAGAGATTAATGCCCGATCACTTTGACGAACTGATTGCTCTAGTGGCCTTATTTAGACCGGGACCGCTTCAGTCCGGAATGGTGGACGACTTTGTCAGCAGGAAACACGGTCATGAAGAGGTTCGCTATCCTCATCCAACTCTCATCGAGATCTTAAGGCCAACATACGGAGTGATTCTCTACCAAGAGCAAGTAATGGAGATCGCTCGTGTTTTATCTGGTTATACACTGGGATCTGCCGATTTGCTTCGACGAGCGATGGGAAAGAAAAAACCTGAAGAAATGCGTGAGCAACGTCAGTCGTTTGTTGAGGGTGCTGCTGAAAGACAGGTCGATCGAGCGAATGCAACGTATATTTTTGATTTAATCGAAAAATTTGCAGGTTACGGATTCAATAAATCTCATTCAGCTGCCTACGCACTTCTGAGCTATCAGACGGCATGGCTCAAGACCCACTACCCATCGGAGTTCATGGCGGCTTGTATGTCTGCAGATATGGAACACACGGACAAACTCGTCGTACTTGTTAATGAAGCAAAGCGAATGGGTATTCCGCTACTTGCTCCTGATATAAATCAGTCCGACCGCGAGTTCAAGGTCGATGAGGGTGGATCTATTCGTTATGGACTTGGTGCCATAAAAGGCATGGGTGAGCGAGTAATCGACTCACTGTTAAATGAGCGTGCGGCCCATGGTGAATTTAGTGACTTGCACTCGTTATGCCGCAGAGTTGACCAGTACCGCGTTACCAAGAAGGTGTTTGAAGCGTTGATTATGTCTGGGTCTTTAGATTGTCTTGGTTCGATCAGGGCTGCACATTGGGCGATGCTGCCCCAGACCGTCGAACTGGTTGACCAGATGGCTGAAGATCAGTCTTCCGGGCAAAATGATATGTTCGGTCTCGAGTCTAGTGCAATGGTCGGTGATCTAGCAGTATCAGTACCAGACTGGTCCTCAAGGAAAGCCCTAGAGAATGAAAGGCAGGCACTGGGACTGTATCTAAGCGGTCACCCTATCGATCATGTACATGATGAACTTGATGCCCTAGTAGCTGGAAGCATTGCTGAGACTCGTCCAACCCCGGAACGAAGAATATGTTTAGCCGGTCTGGGTTCTGCTTTACGCGCCTTCAACAACAAAAGAGGTGAAACCGCAGCGTTCTTTAGCTTGGATGATGGATCTGCCTGCGCGGATGTCACAGTATCAAGCGATCTTTATCAAAGCGTAAGAAACATCATTGAAACATCTGAGATCCTGCTGGTTGAAGGTCTGTGCTCCTTGGATGATCGCACCGGACAATTGCGGTTAAAAGCTGACCAGATCAAAACTCTGCGGCAGATTCGAGAAGCGGGACTCACCAGGTTGGTCGTGCTACTGGACATAAAGGGTAATATCGAGAGCCAGATAGTTGATCTGCAAGCCGTGCTGGATAATTACCGACCGGGTTCAACTTCTGTCTGTGTCGAGTACTGTAATGCGAAAGGTGATAAGGCTGTCATAAATTTGGGTTCTGACTGGACAGTTCAAGTGGGTGAAGAGACGATTGAACAACTGGTCGAGATATTTGGCGCGGGATCACTCCGTTACATCTACGATAAAACCAGATTCAAAGATCAACCGGACTTGCTGTCATACCGGGCCGCTTGAAACACGGTTAAAGTGTGGGAATTGGGATAAAATGAACTGGTCCGATGTGAGATTTAGGTAACTGTGTGGTGGATAATTTTCTGGAGTTCGAAAAGCCGATCGAAGAACTTTCGGCAAAGATAGAAGAGCTTGAAAGGGTCAGTCAGACTCAAAACCTAGATCTGAGCGAACAGATCAACAATCTTGAAGACAGAAGACAGAAAGTCACACACGACATTTTTTCCTCTCTCGATCCTTGGCAAATCACTCAGATTGCCCGTCATCCGATGCGTCCCTACACCCTTGACTACGTGGGTTTCGTTATTGCCGGGTTCCAAGAACTTCACGGCGACCGTATGTTTGCCGATGATAGATCGATTATTGCGGGTATCGGAAAGATCGACCAGCGGAACGTTGCGCTAATTGGGCACCAAAAAGGTCGGAATACACGGGAGAAACTGCGACGCAACTTTGGTATGCCTAAACCGGAAGGATACCGAAAGGCGCAAAGGGTTATGAAACTCGCAGAAAAATTTGGCCTCCCTATTGTGACACTGATCGATACGCCAGGAGCTTATCCTGGCGTTGATGCGGAAGAGAGGGGTCAAAGTGAGGCAATAGCTCGTTCGCTCTCAGTAATGATTGCCTTAAGGGTCCCTGTTATTACAGCAGTTATCGGGGAGGGAGGATCCGGGGGAGCCCTGGCTATCGGGGTTTGTGATCGCTTGATAATGATGGAGTATTCCACCTATTCGGTGATTTCACCGGAAGGTTGTGCGTCTATCTTATGGAAAAGTCCGGATAAGGCACCCGAGGCCGCAGCAGCTATGAAGATCACATCAGCCGATCTAAAGAAGTTAGGATTAGTTGATGAGATTGTTCCGGAACCTTTGGGGGGGGCGCACCGCGACCCCGAGCAGGCAGCTGCGCATCTAAACGCCAGTTTGGTTCGCCATCTTGAAGAAGTTTCAAGTTGGACAATCCCGGAGCTGCTGGGCAAACGTTACGAACGACTACAGTCATTTGGCCAATTTCAGAACGGAATATAAACGCGACAAGTAGCGTGCCTATGTTTGATAGTGAAGTAGTACGATTTGCACAGGACAAAAACGCTCGTCGACTATTGGTGGCGTTAAGCGGTGGTGTAGATTCGATTTCTCTACTGCACAAGTTGTGTGAATTACGTACGCGTTACGACCTTAATATAGTTGCTTTGCATGTCGATCATCAGATTCAGCCTGAATCTGAACAGTGGATGAGACATTGTCAGGCTCAGTGTGATGAGTTCGAAGTACCTATAAAAACAGTAAGACTCACATTGCAGGAGTCCGGACACGGACAAGAGGCGGCTGCAAGGCAGGCCCGCTACGATTGGTTCCGCTCTCAGGTCGGCCCTGCGGATGTCTTAGTGATGGCGCACCATATGGGGGATCAGGTCGAGACCGTCTTGTTGCGGCTATTTAGAGGATCGGGTTTGCTGGGACTCGGGGCAATGCACGAGATGAGAAAATTCGGTTTGGGTTGGCTGGCACGACCACTGCTGAAAGTGTCCAAGGAAGAGATCGTAGCTTATGTTAGAGAAAATGATCTTCGGTACATAGAAGAT
The Gammaproteobacteria bacterium genome window above contains:
- the dnaE gene encoding DNA polymerase III subunit alpha; amino-acid sequence: MNKTAFLHLDVHTEYSLGDSIVRVKELVKTAKSMLMPAVAMTDLSNLYGGIKFIRACVDNGVKPLIGVDVEVVEENGMTQGRLILLCRNNAGYRHVCELLTNAYTLDVDSAKVAIGFSELSKGCGDLIAISPSIDGAIGKLMYAGKSDQARMTAEKYSYMFPEAFYLEITRTNRRGEGEYELQALRLASEQKIPLVAGNAVRFLSRDDFTGHDIRVCIHEGNVLQDPRRVRRYTDQQYFKSQSEMVALFNDIPSALGNTLEIAKRCNVFLEMGKTYMPMYPSVTHKSEDEMLKEATRAGLKYRFEQHAVKDADYDHYSKRLQIELETIVQMGFSGYFLIVADFVKWAKENDIPVGPGRGSGAGSLAAYSLGITALDPIRYGLLFERFLNPERVSLPDFDIDFCMYGRDRVIEYVSQKYGRDRVAQIITYNTLAARAVVRDVGRVMEHPYGFCDTLAKMIPFEVGMTLDRALDQDEGLKERYTNDADVTQLIDNARLLEGLPRNAGKHAGGLVIAPDPITRYTPLYQEPGMSQPVTQYDKDDLEAIGLVKFDFLGLRTLTVIDWSVKNINLKRSDTGRELIDIEQLALDDQKVYSLICTGYTTGLFQLESRGMQELIQRLMPDHFDELIALVALFRPGPLQSGMVDDFVSRKHGHEEVRYPHPTLIEILRPTYGVILYQEQVMEIARVLSGYTLGSADLLRRAMGKKKPEEMREQRQSFVEGAAERQVDRANATYIFDLIEKFAGYGFNKSHSAAYALLSYQTAWLKTHYPSEFMAACMSADMEHTDKLVVLVNEAKRMGIPLLAPDINQSDREFKVDEGGSIRYGLGAIKGMGERVIDSLLNERAAHGEFSDLHSLCRRVDQYRVTKKVFEALIMSGSLDCLGSIRAAHWAMLPQTVELVDQMAEDQSSGQNDMFGLESSAMVGDLAVSVPDWSSRKALENERQALGLYLSGHPIDHVHDELDALVAGSIAETRPTPERRICLAGLGSALRAFNNKRGETAAFFSLDDGSACADVTVSSDLYQSVRNIIETSEILLVEGLCSLDDRTGQLRLKADQIKTLRQIREAGLTRLVVLLDIKGNIESQIVDLQAVLDNYRPGSTSVCVEYCNAKGDKAVINLGSDWTVQVGEETIEQLVEIFGAGSLRYIYDKTRFKDQPDLLSYRAA
- a CDS encoding acetyl-CoA carboxylase carboxyltransferase subunit alpha; the encoded protein is MVDNFLEFEKPIEELSAKIEELERVSQTQNLDLSEQINNLEDRRQKVTHDIFSSLDPWQITQIARHPMRPYTLDYVGFVIAGFQELHGDRMFADDRSIIAGIGKIDQRNVALIGHQKGRNTREKLRRNFGMPKPEGYRKAQRVMKLAEKFGLPIVTLIDTPGAYPGVDAEERGQSEAIARSLSVMIALRVPVITAVIGEGGSGGALAIGVCDRLIMMEYSTYSVISPEGCASILWKSPDKAPEAAAAMKITSADLKKLGLVDEIVPEPLGGAHRDPEQAAAHLNASLVRHLEEVSSWTIPELLGKRYERLQSFGQFQNGI